Below is a window of Nocardia asteroides DNA.
CGAGCTTAGCGGGACCAGTGGGATTACTGCGACGGGTGTGAGAAATCGGTTTTCATCCCGGGTACCCGATCGTCATTCGTTCGACGCGCCCTGTTCCGCGGAGCGTTGTTTCGATGCGTGCAGCGCTTCCAGGAACGCCGAGCGCACCGCGCCCCGCTCGAGCACCCGCAGGGCCGCCGCCGTGGTACCCGCGGGCGAGGTGACCGCGGCCCGCAGATCGACCGCGCTCTGCCCGGTCTCGTCCAGCAGCGCGGCCGAGCCGATCATGGTCTGCACGACCAGCTGGGTGGCCACATCGCGCGTCAGCCCCAGGCTCACGCCGGCATCGACCATCGCCTCGACGACGAGGAAGAAATACGCCGGTCCAGAGCCCGACACCGCGGTGACCGCGTCCATCTGCGTTTCGGCCACCGTCACCACCTTACCGACGGCCTCGAGCATCTCGCCGACGAGCTCGAGCTGCTCCGGGTCGGCGTAGCGGCCGGGCGCGAGCGCGCTCATACCCTGGCCGACCAGCATCGGGGTGTTCGACATGACCCGGACCACCGGGAAACCGGCGGGCAGCTTGGACTCCAGGCGCGCGGTGGACACACCGGCGGCCAGCGAGACCAGCACCTGCTCGCGGCCGCTGTCCAGATCAGCCTTGGACAGTTCGGTGAGCACCGCGTCGACATCGCCCGGCTTGACCGCAACGACGACGATGTCGGCGCCGACGACCGCGTCGGCCACCGAACCGGTCACCCGGATCTTGAACCGCTCGGCCAGCTGCGCCGCACGAGCGGGCTGCGACTCGACGACGACCAGATCCTTGGTCGCCCTGCCGGATTCCAGCAATCCGGCGACCAGCGCCTCACCGATCCGCCCGCCACCGATTACCGCAATTCTCGTCATGGCTCCAGGTTAGTGGTGCGGTACTCCTCAGCGCGCCGCCGGGATCAGCGCCAACTGGCGACTCTGGGCGACCACGGCGCCGGTGGAGTCGATGACCAGCTGATCCTCGTCGAACATCCGCTGACCGACCTCACGGGCGGTCGCGATGACGCGCAGCCAGCCCGGGGCGGGGACGCGGCGCAGGTAGGTGGTCATCTGGACGGTCGGCGACCAGCCGAACTGGCCCAGGTTGATCGGCACCGGCGGGCTCATGTCGGCGGCCATCATGGCGAAGGCGGCGCGCACGCGCGGGTCGGACTCGTCGCCGTCGAGCGGGCGGATCCACAGCCGGGCGCGCGGCTCGCCGGTCTCGCCGCGGGCGAAGTCGGCCCACTTCGCGTCGAGGTACACCCGCGACACCTCGCCGACGTGCACGATCTTGCCCATCGGCGAATCGGGGGTGTATTCGAGCGCGGTGGCGTCGGGCTCGGCGGGCATGTCGGTGGCGGTGTCGCTCCAGCGGGTGCCGTCCGCGTCGAGGTGACCGAAGGTGAAGGCGGTGCGCACGAGGGTGCGCCCGTCCTGGATCAGCTCCGCGTCGGCCAGGCAGATCTGGCGGCCCTTCTTGCGGATGGTGACCGCGTATTCCACCTCGCCCGGGTCGGGGGCGCCGAGGAAGTCGGAGCTGCCCGCGATCGGGGCCATCTGCGCCAGGGCCGGGTCGGCCTCGGTGAGCCACCGGGTGGCCGCGGCGGCGCTGGCGGCGACCATGGTGCCGCCGTGCACCTTGGGACCGATGGTCCAGGTCGGCGCGATGATGCC
It encodes the following:
- the proC gene encoding pyrroline-5-carboxylate reductase, giving the protein MTRIAVIGGGRIGEALVAGLLESGRATKDLVVVESQPARAAQLAERFKIRVTGSVADAVVGADIVVVAVKPGDVDAVLTELSKADLDSGREQVLVSLAAGVSTARLESKLPAGFPVVRVMSNTPMLVGQGMSALAPGRYADPEQLELVGEMLEAVGKVVTVAETQMDAVTAVSGSGPAYFFLVVEAMVDAGVSLGLTRDVATQLVVQTMIGSAALLDETGQSAVDLRAAVTSPAGTTAAALRVLERGAVRSAFLEALHASKQRSAEQGASNE
- a CDS encoding thioesterase family protein gives rise to the protein MTRELATDAPFSQVVDLTELTTTDAATGRYVGIIAPTWTIGPKVHGGTMVAASAAAATRWLTEADPALAQMAPIAGSSDFLGAPDPGEVEYAVTIRKKGRQICLADAELIQDGRTLVRTAFTFGHLDADGTRWSDTATDMPAEPDATALEYTPDSPMGKIVHVGEVSRVYLDAKWADFARGETGEPRARLWIRPLDGDESDPRVRAAFAMMAADMSPPVPINLGQFGWSPTVQMTTYLRRVPAPGWLRVIATAREVGQRMFDEDQLVIDSTGAVVAQSRQLALIPAAR